The following proteins come from a genomic window of Chryseobacterium glaciei:
- a CDS encoding acyltransferase family protein, translating to MNRDLYIDFAKGLATLSIIFIHTAFWSGQFYIPAEVRVFSLVFDVALFYALSGITSGANIEKTFYRLLKLQITYMIFVTFLFFLDYFFKVFGLSFFSLEWLQKFYSTFGSKYATTSISIFPQWQNLGNWYLHQYTNADTFPVVMGSFWYLKVYFILTVFGVLILKFFPKHINWFIGICIGLTLLFNIFPWFYPTGQVGYVAFYMAIFLIANRIRGKKIPTKMIPVLYGIVAVALVWMFWYYGNEIFYKINKNKFPPKIPYIIWSLFSLTTLFVFYNRLKITKENFVTYIGKNAIFFYFAQGLSSSLVYFLVVPLKENMPWWILMILIYIINIILAFIISAGLKKVDSFGWNILEILRRKTEIK from the coding sequence ATGAACAGAGATCTCTACATTGATTTTGCAAAAGGACTGGCAACGCTTTCCATTATATTTATTCATACCGCTTTTTGGTCAGGACAATTTTATATTCCGGCCGAGGTTAGAGTATTTTCTTTGGTTTTTGATGTTGCTTTATTCTATGCTTTAAGTGGAATTACCTCAGGTGCAAATATTGAGAAAACTTTTTACAGATTATTAAAGTTACAAATCACTTATATGATCTTTGTAACATTTTTATTCTTTTTAGATTACTTTTTTAAAGTTTTTGGGCTGAGTTTTTTCTCTTTGGAATGGTTACAGAAATTTTATTCAACATTTGGATCAAAATATGCCACGACAAGTATTTCTATATTTCCACAATGGCAAAATCTCGGAAATTGGTATCTCCATCAATATACAAATGCAGATACTTTCCCCGTTGTGATGGGAAGTTTTTGGTATTTAAAAGTGTATTTTATCCTTACCGTTTTTGGTGTTTTAATTTTAAAATTCTTTCCAAAACACATCAATTGGTTTATCGGAATCTGTATTGGTTTAACTTTACTCTTCAATATTTTTCCATGGTTTTATCCTACAGGACAAGTTGGTTATGTAGCTTTTTATATGGCCATTTTCTTAATTGCCAACAGAATACGCGGTAAAAAAATTCCAACTAAGATGATTCCCGTTCTTTACGGAATTGTCGCAGTAGCATTAGTTTGGATGTTTTGGTATTATGGAAATGAAATTTTTTATAAAATCAATAAAAATAAATTCCCACCAAAGATTCCTTATATAATATGGTCTCTATTTTCTTTGACTACTCTATTTGTTTTTTACAACAGATTAAAAATTACGAAAGAAAATTTTGTCACATACATTGGGAAAAATGCTATCTTTTTCTATTTCGCCCAAGGATTAAGTTCATCGCTTGTCTATTTTCTTGTTGTTCCATTGAAAGAAAATATGCCTTGGTGGATTTTAATGATCTTAATTTATATCATTAATATTATTCTAGCATTTATTATTTCAGCAGGATTGAAGAAAGTGGATAGTTTTGGCTGGAATATTTTAGAGATTTTAAGAAGAAAAACGGAAATTAAATAA
- a CDS encoding metalloprotease: protein MKMNFNFCLLAGAIAAFSLTACNDDKMEDTVLPESQTETSKIEQPGDLQKQCSYVDQYWSSNAVLKTTLKTTTDTNFMNAQMTKIISLWGGTSLTFRFVDDASNPNSTYNAISYSNGKIYYGYAIYYDAKAKGGDIVNAMILAHEYGHQLQYRYNLPSVSESTARPNELEADGFAGYYLRRPNGYNQTTFAQIAAAYEFAQSIGDYQTTSAGHHGTPPQRRSAVRLGFLLGQYDLSAADFDYNFFYYYQGVLNGTYKQAKNTRNPELDAYMSQYIDELRKIQTGEISAEEFKDLK, encoded by the coding sequence ATGAAAATGAACTTTAATTTCTGCTTACTAGCAGGAGCCATTGCTGCATTCTCACTGACAGCATGTAACGACGACAAAATGGAAGACACCGTTCTTCCTGAATCTCAAACCGAAACTTCAAAAATCGAACAACCCGGAGATCTGCAAAAGCAGTGTTCTTATGTTGATCAGTACTGGAGCTCAAATGCAGTTTTAAAAACTACTCTTAAAACGACGACTGACACCAATTTCATGAATGCTCAAATGACCAAGATCATCAGTCTTTGGGGTGGCACGAGCTTAACTTTCAGATTTGTGGACGATGCATCAAACCCAAATTCAACGTACAATGCAATTTCGTATTCAAATGGTAAAATCTATTATGGATACGCTATTTATTATGATGCAAAAGCAAAAGGAGGAGATATTGTAAACGCCATGATTCTTGCTCACGAATACGGGCATCAACTTCAGTATCGTTACAATTTACCTTCTGTAAGTGAATCTACAGCAAGACCAAATGAATTGGAAGCTGACGGTTTCGCAGGATATTATTTGAGAAGACCGAACGGTTACAATCAAACAACATTTGCGCAAATTGCGGCAGCTTATGAGTTTGCTCAAAGCATTGGAGATTATCAGACAACAAGTGCGGGACACCACGGAACTCCGCCACAGAGAAGATCTGCAGTTCGTTTAGGTTTCCTATTAGGACAGTATGATCTTTCTGCAGCCGATTTCGATTATAACTTCTTCTATTATTATCAGGGAGTTTTAAATGGAACTTACAAACAGGCAAAAAACACGAGAAATCCTGAACTTGACGCTTACATGAGTCAGTATATTGACGAGTTAAGAAAAATCCAGACTGGAGAAATTTCTGCTGAGGAATTCAAAGATCTTAAGTAA
- the rplU gene encoding 50S ribosomal protein L21: MFAIVEIAGLQYKVEQDQKLFVNRLKGEKGDKVSFDKILLTVNGSITVGAPAVSGIVVDAEILDHVKADKVIVFKKKRRKGYQVKNGHRQSLTQIQITGITGFEGAPKKAAKKETVKAEVLSDNATVNFSEDHELNYHLKKNNLSQSKENRETLITLGKAVKVELEKTVLTHEEVDAAIVKNIDQFKALNK; the protein is encoded by the coding sequence ATGTTTGCAATTGTAGAAATAGCAGGGCTTCAATACAAAGTTGAGCAAGACCAGAAGTTGTTTGTAAACCGTTTGAAAGGAGAAAAAGGAGATAAAGTATCTTTCGATAAAATTCTTCTTACTGTAAACGGTTCAATCACTGTTGGCGCCCCAGCTGTAAGCGGTATCGTAGTAGATGCTGAAATTTTAGATCATGTAAAAGCTGATAAAGTAATCGTTTTCAAGAAGAAAAGAAGAAAAGGTTACCAAGTTAAAAATGGTCACAGACAATCTTTAACTCAAATTCAAATCACTGGTATCACTGGTTTTGAAGGAGCACCAAAGAAAGCTGCAAAAAAAGAAACTGTGAAAGCTGAAGTTCTTTCAGACAACGCAACTGTTAACTTTAGTGAAGATCACGAGTTGAACTATCACTTGAAGAAAAACAACTTGTCTCAGTCTAAAGAAAACAGAGAAACTTTAATTACTTTAGGTAAAGCAGTTAAAGTTGAATTAGAGAAAACTGTTCTTACTCACGAAGAAGTAGATGCTGCTATCGTTAAGAACATTGATCAATTTAAAGCACTTAATAAATAA
- the rpmA gene encoding 50S ribosomal protein L27, producing MAHKKGVGSSKNGRESHSKRLGVKIFGGQEAIAGNIIIRQRGTQHHPGTNVGMGKDHTLFALVDGKVVFRKKANNRSFVSVEPNA from the coding sequence ATGGCACACAAGAAAGGAGTCGGTAGTTCCAAGAACGGTAGAGAATCTCACTCTAAAAGATTAGGTGTGAAGATCTTCGGAGGACAAGAAGCTATTGCCGGAAACATTATTATCAGACAAAGAGGTACACAACACCACCCAGGTACTAACGTGGGAATGGGTAAAGACCACACTTTGTTTGCTCTAGTAGACGGTAAAGTAGTTTTCAGAAAGAAAGCAAACAACAGATCTTTCGTATCTGTAGAACCAAACGCATAA
- a CDS encoding DUF5686 family protein yields the protein MKKQQMLINNSKYYSFSFFLFLTSLICAQNSANGKILDSKTNKEISGVDVFINDNNKPALTTTTGNFSVQSDSIIYKLKFLRKNYALENITVTPENANNLFVKLSQEKVESIQEVVIHNEKPKYKNKKENPAYAIMQEVWKRKRNNGLDKFDTYTYKEYEKIQFDANNLDSAFMSKKIFNKLDFIFDYADSTASGKIGLPIFLNESIYENFGKNKPDKRTKRLLVAQKTSGFQDNQVITITAKNLYRDINIYDNTINYFDIGFPSPVGETGFSTYDYNLVDTISIRGENAYKIRYLPKRTEVLAFQGYLYIDTDSYAVLGATLKSTQKINVNFINSISTELEYDNPDENTFLPKKFVTEIELTPFAKKKTSKSIIAKRSVDYSNYEFNKPLEDKVFVRREEEYENNFVDKDDAYWVKARPDSLSKSEQGVYEMLDKLQQTPKFNRIVKIYETLASGYYNAFKGIDIGPIFSIYGKNDVEGDRIRLGARTYFGQNDPWRIQFYTAYGFKDQQVKYGVEGRYMFNRVNRFMIGGGNRRDILQLGVQLTTDDGIMARSFASSTVFARGENASLSSLNQTNIFTSIEPWKNFQIRVDGTMQSIKSANPDGFNLMYYRNGDLRKTVNDSHVTISLIARPGAKFSQTGVDRYEHGTLAPTIVLKYTRGIEGLFNADFNYNKLQFMFYKPVLIGSWGKTLINFEAGKNFDTVPLALQNVIPGNQSYSLVGNTFAQLNYYEFVADTYTTLHLEHHFNGKILSYIPLIKKLKLREVAFIRGAYGTLSDASKSINVEGFKYSAPSEHVYYEYGFGIENIGFGNLRIFRVDFNWRGNYLDRQDISKFGIKAGFQVGF from the coding sequence TTGAAGAAACAACAAATGTTAATTAATAATTCCAAATATTACTCTTTCTCTTTTTTTCTATTTTTAACCAGCCTCATCTGTGCCCAAAACTCAGCAAACGGCAAAATTTTAGATTCGAAAACAAATAAGGAAATCAGCGGTGTAGATGTTTTCATAAACGATAACAATAAACCGGCTTTAACCACGACCACAGGAAACTTCAGTGTACAGTCGGACAGCATTATTTATAAATTAAAATTTCTAAGAAAAAATTATGCCTTAGAAAATATAACCGTTACCCCCGAAAACGCCAACAATCTTTTCGTAAAATTATCTCAGGAAAAAGTAGAAAGTATTCAGGAGGTTGTTATTCATAATGAAAAACCAAAATACAAGAATAAAAAAGAAAATCCGGCTTACGCGATCATGCAGGAAGTCTGGAAAAGAAAAAGAAATAACGGTTTAGATAAATTCGATACTTATACTTATAAAGAATACGAAAAAATTCAGTTTGATGCCAACAATCTGGATAGTGCTTTTATGAGTAAAAAAATCTTCAATAAACTAGATTTTATATTCGATTATGCAGATTCTACGGCAAGCGGAAAAATAGGACTTCCAATTTTCTTAAATGAATCTATTTATGAAAACTTTGGAAAGAACAAACCCGATAAAAGAACAAAAAGACTATTGGTTGCTCAAAAAACTTCCGGTTTTCAAGACAATCAGGTAATTACTATTACTGCAAAAAATCTTTATCGTGACATTAATATTTACGATAATACCATCAATTATTTTGATATAGGGTTCCCGAGTCCAGTTGGCGAAACAGGTTTTAGCACTTACGATTATAACTTAGTTGATACGATCTCAATTCGTGGAGAAAATGCCTACAAAATAAGATATTTACCCAAAAGAACCGAGGTTTTAGCTTTCCAAGGCTATCTTTATATAGATACGGATAGCTATGCAGTTTTGGGAGCGACTTTAAAATCGACTCAAAAAATCAATGTGAATTTCATTAATTCAATTTCAACAGAACTTGAATATGATAATCCTGATGAGAATACATTTCTACCTAAAAAATTCGTTACAGAGATCGAATTGACCCCTTTTGCCAAGAAAAAAACATCAAAAAGTATTATTGCAAAGCGATCCGTGGATTATTCAAATTATGAATTTAATAAGCCTTTAGAAGATAAAGTTTTTGTTCGAAGAGAAGAAGAATATGAAAATAATTTCGTTGATAAAGATGATGCTTATTGGGTAAAAGCCAGACCGGATTCTTTGTCTAAAAGCGAACAGGGAGTCTACGAAATGCTTGATAAACTTCAGCAAACACCAAAATTCAACAGAATTGTAAAAATTTATGAAACGTTGGCTTCCGGATACTACAATGCATTTAAAGGAATTGATATTGGTCCAATATTTTCAATTTACGGAAAAAATGATGTTGAGGGAGACAGAATAAGATTGGGCGCAAGAACCTATTTTGGACAAAATGATCCATGGAGAATTCAGTTTTACACCGCTTACGGATTTAAAGATCAGCAGGTTAAATATGGTGTTGAAGGTAGATATATGTTCAACAGAGTCAACAGATTTATGATCGGAGGTGGAAACCGAAGAGACATCCTGCAACTTGGCGTTCAGCTGACAACAGATGACGGTATTATGGCTCGTTCATTTGCTTCATCAACCGTTTTTGCGAGAGGTGAAAACGCTTCATTAAGTTCATTAAATCAAACCAATATATTCACATCAATCGAGCCTTGGAAAAACTTCCAGATTCGTGTTGACGGAACCATGCAAAGCATTAAATCTGCCAATCCGGACGGATTTAATCTAATGTATTACAGAAATGGGGATCTAAGAAAAACTGTGAATGATTCTCACGTTACGATTAGTTTAATCGCAAGACCGGGAGCGAAGTTCTCCCAAACCGGGGTCGACAGGTACGAACATGGAACTTTAGCGCCAACAATCGTTTTAAAATATACAAGAGGTATCGAAGGATTATTTAATGCAGATTTCAACTATAATAAGCTTCAATTCATGTTCTACAAGCCAGTTTTGATCGGAAGCTGGGGTAAAACATTAATTAATTTCGAAGCAGGTAAAAATTTCGATACGGTTCCGTTGGCTTTACAGAACGTTATTCCGGGAAACCAGTCTTACAGTTTGGTTGGGAATACTTTTGCACAACTTAATTATTATGAATTTGTTGCAGATACTTATACAACATTACATTTAGAACATCATTTTAACGGAAAAATACTTTCTTATATTCCTTTAATTAAGAAATTGAAATTAAGAGAAGTAGCTTTCATCAGAGGAGCTTATGGAACTTTAAGTGATGCTTCAAAATCTATTAATGTTGAAGGTTTCAAATACTCTGCACCAAGTGAGCATGTTTATTATGAATATGGTTTCGGGATTGAGAATATAGGTTTTGGAAACTTAAGAATTTTCAGAGTAGATTTTAACTGGCGAGGAAATTACCTTGACCGACAGGATATTTCTAAATTCGGGATCAAAGCAGGATTCCAAGTTGGGTTTTAA
- a CDS encoding GNAT family N-acetyltransferase, which produces MSSIIVRQAEPKDYSAIIELQNANTPDQLTEEEKKQGFVVSSMTKETLDGINKNLGVLVAIEGEQLAGFVCLATTNPLPEHPIVKAMYESFPQQQFNDKKLTDYQVFIYGPVLINSNWRGKGILKKLFAAVKDFTKNDYDLGTAFINDKNPHSLAVHVDGLGMTALKPFNYGEETFQLVVFSV; this is translated from the coding sequence ATGAGTTCAATTATCGTAAGACAAGCCGAGCCGAAAGATTATTCAGCCATTATCGAATTGCAAAACGCCAACACTCCTGACCAATTAACTGAAGAAGAAAAAAAACAGGGATTTGTGGTATCCAGTATGACTAAAGAAACATTAGATGGCATCAATAAAAACTTAGGCGTTTTAGTTGCTATTGAAGGTGAGCAACTAGCCGGGTTCGTATGTCTTGCAACGACAAATCCGCTACCGGAACATCCCATTGTAAAAGCGATGTATGAAAGTTTCCCTCAACAACAATTTAATGACAAAAAATTGACGGATTATCAAGTGTTTATCTACGGACCTGTTTTAATAAATTCTAATTGGAGAGGAAAAGGAATCCTGAAAAAGCTATTTGCCGCCGTGAAAGATTTTACTAAAAATGATTACGATTTGGGAACCGCTTTTATTAATGATAAAAACCCGCATTCTCTTGCTGTTCATGTTGACGGTTTAGGAATGACAGCTTTAAAGCCTTTTAATTATGGAGAAGAAACATTTCAATTGGTTGTTTTTTCAGTTTAA
- the rseP gene encoding RIP metalloprotease RseP, translating into MELAIKIFQFILSISILVVLHELGHFLPAKYFKTKVEKFYLFFDPWFSIAKKKIGETEYGIGWLPFGGYVKIAGMVDESMDTEQLKQPAQPWEFRAKPAWQRLIIMLGGVTVNFFLAWLIYSCLSLFNGETYTDLTKFENGVEVTEAGRKMGFQNGDKIISIDGKPNERLENASINILLGDNVTVLRDGKEVTFPVNTEGVAEVLKQKEAKLYISPRMPMVIDSLATPSSKASGLASGDKVVGINGQKVSFFDQVSAVLSQNKGKTISVDVERNGAVQTIPTVSVDKNGKLGVQLATKNLAKSITTNKHYSFGESIPRGFTRTIEALTMQVKQFKIMFNSKVQGYKNVGGPIAIVKNMPVNKSADGSIGINWPAFWSFTAMFSVWLAFLNLIPIPGLDGGHVIFTLYEIIFGKPVPQKVLENAQMIGVIFLLGLMLLIFGSDIFKVFTGKL; encoded by the coding sequence ATGGAATTAGCAATCAAGATTTTCCAGTTTATATTAAGTATCTCTATTTTAGTGGTTCTTCATGAGCTTGGGCACTTTTTACCCGCAAAATACTTTAAAACCAAGGTAGAAAAATTCTATCTGTTTTTTGATCCATGGTTCTCAATAGCAAAGAAAAAAATCGGTGAAACAGAATACGGTATCGGATGGCTTCCTTTCGGAGGTTATGTGAAAATTGCCGGAATGGTAGACGAAAGCATGGATACCGAGCAATTGAAGCAACCCGCTCAACCTTGGGAATTCAGAGCAAAACCGGCTTGGCAGAGATTAATCATCATGTTGGGTGGAGTTACGGTAAACTTTTTCTTGGCTTGGTTGATTTATAGTTGTTTATCTCTTTTTAACGGAGAAACATATACAGACCTTACAAAATTTGAAAACGGAGTTGAAGTAACAGAAGCCGGTAGAAAGATGGGCTTCCAAAATGGTGATAAAATCATCAGCATCGACGGAAAACCTAACGAAAGACTTGAAAATGCTTCCATTAACATCCTTTTAGGTGATAATGTAACCGTTTTAAGAGACGGAAAAGAAGTTACTTTCCCTGTAAATACTGAGGGTGTTGCGGAAGTTCTTAAACAAAAAGAAGCAAAATTATACATCAGCCCAAGAATGCCAATGGTTATTGATTCTTTGGCAACGCCTTCTTCTAAAGCATCAGGATTAGCTTCTGGTGATAAAGTTGTTGGAATTAATGGTCAGAAAGTTTCATTCTTTGATCAGGTAAGTGCTGTTTTAAGTCAAAATAAAGGAAAAACAATTTCTGTTGATGTTGAAAGAAACGGAGCGGTTCAAACAATTCCTACTGTCTCTGTTGATAAAAACGGAAAATTAGGCGTACAGCTTGCAACGAAAAATCTTGCTAAATCTATTACAACCAATAAACATTATTCTTTCGGAGAATCTATTCCTAGAGGATTTACGAGAACTATTGAAGCATTAACAATGCAGGTTAAGCAGTTCAAAATTATGTTTAACTCTAAGGTTCAAGGATATAAAAACGTTGGAGGACCAATTGCTATCGTTAAAAACATGCCTGTGAATAAATCTGCAGACGGAAGTATCGGAATCAACTGGCCGGCTTTCTGGAGTTTTACAGCAATGTTCTCTGTTTGGTTAGCATTTCTGAACTTAATTCCTATCCCAGGATTGGATGGTGGACACGTTATCTTTACTTTATATGAAATTATTTTCGGAAAACCGGTACCTCAAAAAGTTTTAGAGAATGCACAGATGATCGGTGTTATCTTCCTGTTAGGCTTAATGTTACTGATCTTCGGAAGTGACATCTTTAAAGTGTTCACAGGAAAATTATAG
- a CDS encoding DUF6646 family protein — MKKLVFMFMLVLGGALVNAQAYTGKGDQKVQLGLSAWGYGTGVTGTYDYGLNKLISVGGGLNAYFSGYKDDDKDNRVFIFGRLNFHLREALDLPEKLDIYPGVDVGVLGKDFGIGAHIGARYFFTEKIGVFAEVGNNGSLGVSLNL, encoded by the coding sequence ATGAAGAAATTGGTTTTTATGTTTATGTTAGTATTGGGAGGAGCTTTGGTAAACGCTCAAGCTTACACCGGAAAAGGAGATCAGAAAGTTCAATTGGGATTGAGTGCTTGGGGATATGGAACGGGAGTTACAGGAACTTATGATTATGGTTTAAACAAACTAATTTCAGTTGGAGGAGGTTTGAACGCCTATTTTAGCGGATATAAAGATGATGACAAAGACAACAGAGTTTTTATCTTCGGAAGATTGAATTTTCACTTGCGTGAAGCATTAGATCTGCCAGAAAAATTAGACATTTATCCCGGAGTAGATGTAGGAGTTCTTGGAAAAGACTTCGGAATCGGCGCTCACATTGGTGCAAGATACTTTTTCACAGAGAAAATCGGGGTATTTGCAGAAGTAGGAAACAATGGCAGTCTCGGGGTTTCGCTTAATTTGTAG